In Sulfuritortus calidifontis, the sequence GCCGCCTCCCGGATGGCAATCGGAATGGAACGCAAGGACTCCCGGGTAGCGACGATGATCACCGGCAGGATGAGCAGCGCCAGGGTCAATCCGGCCGAAAGGATGCTCTGGCCGAAATCCAATATGTAGACGAACAACCCCAGGGCGAGCAGACCATAAACGATGGAAGGCACGCCGGCCAGGTTGGTGACATTGATCTCGATCAGATCGGTGACCCAGTTGCGCGGCGCGTATTCCTCCAGATAGACGGCGGCGGCCACGCCCATGGGCACGGCCGCGAGCACGGTTACCAGCATGACCAGAGCGGTGCCAACCCAGGCGGACAGGATGCCCGCCTCTGCCGCCCGGCGGGAAGGAAAATTGGTGAAGAACTCCGGCGTAAGGCGCCCATAGCCGTCCATGATGAGGTCGATGAACAGCGCCAGCAGGGTGATGACCCCCACCAGGGTCGCCAGAAGACCGATGATGCCGAACAGGATGTCGTAGCGCTTGTGCTGGGCGATCATCGCCCGCAGGGCCTGAATTTCGGTTGCTTGCATGTCAGTACGCCTCGCGGAATTTGCGCCGCAGCATATGGCCCAGGATATTGAACACCAGGGTCATCAAGACCAGCACCAGGCCGGCGGCGAAGATGCTCTGGTAGGCGATGCTGCCGTGGGGCAGGTCGCCCATGGCCACCTGCACGATGTAGGCGGTGATGGTGGCAGCCGGCTCGCGCGGATCCCAGGTGAAATTGGGCTGCTGGCCGGCGGCCACGGCCACCACCATGGTCTCGCCCACGGCGCGCGAGATGCCCAGGATGAAAGCCGCCAGCACACCCGAGATGGCAGCCGGAAACACCACGTTGACTGCGGTCTGAAACCGGGTCGCACCCATGGCGTAAGAGCCTTCCCTCAAGCTCATGGGCACGGCGCGCATGGCGTCCTCGGAGACCGAGGAGACATAGGGAATGATCATGATGCCGATGACGATGCCGGGCCCCAGCATGTTGAAACCCGGCAGATCGGGCATGAAGGTCTGCAGCAGCGGCGTCACCAGAAGCAGGGCGAAATAGCCATACACCACGGTGGGCACGCCTTCGAGCATTTCCAGGAAGGGCTTCACGGTTTCACGCACCCTGTGCGAGGCGAATTCGGACAGATAAATGGCGACGATGACGCC encodes:
- the pstA gene encoding phosphate ABC transporter permease PstA, with the translated sequence MQATEIQALRAMIAQHKRYDILFGIIGLLATLVGVITLLALFIDLIMDGYGRLTPEFFTNFPSRRAAEAGILSAWVGTALVMLVTVLAAVPMGVAAAVYLEEYAPRNWVTDLIEINVTNLAGVPSIVYGLLALGLFVYILDFGQSILSAGLTLALLILPVIIVATRESLRSIPIAIREAAYALGATRWQMVSEHLIPYSMGGILTGVIIGMARAIGETAPIITIGALTFIAFLPPLPGAIDPATDQAAGLFDWLFSPFTVLPIQMFNWVSRPQAAFLENAAATGIVIIVATLAMNGLAIWLRYRIRKHIKW
- the pstC gene encoding phosphate ABC transporter permease subunit PstC codes for the protein MNIPAHRLSEKRLRRAKENAIESVLFLAAFSAVATTAAIVIILLYEASGFFEHVSIVEFLTNTQWTPMFENPQYGILPLLSGTLVTTGVALAVAVPTGVIVAIYLSEFASHRVRETVKPFLEMLEGVPTVVYGYFALLLVTPLLQTFMPDLPGFNMLGPGIVIGIMIIPYVSSVSEDAMRAVPMSLREGSYAMGATRFQTAVNVVFPAAISGVLAAFILGISRAVGETMVVAVAAGQQPNFTWDPREPAATITAYIVQVAMGDLPHGSIAYQSIFAAGLVLVLMTLVFNILGHMLRRKFREAY